CGGTGAGGTTCTCGATGACCTCGGGCCGGTCCATGGCCGGGTTGAGGATGCTGCCCGCTTCACCTCCAGTGCAGGTGACCACCATCACCTCGTGCCCTTCGGCCACGTAGCGCGCGGTGGTCGCGGCTCCCTTGCTGGACTCGTCATCCGGGTGCGCGTGCACCGTCATCAGCCGCAGCTTGTCCGCCATCGCCGGGTAATCCCCTCCTGCTTCGCAGCATCTCTCCTGAACACGGCCCCGCTGACAGGCCGCAGGACACCCCAGGGATACTTAACGTGGATGTCGGGCCCCATTGTTCCCGGTGCGCCCGACGAACCGAGCGCCAGCCCCCGCGAGCGGGGGTCGGCAAGACCAGGCGAAAGGCTTCTCGAGCCGGTGACGCACCCGCAGATCCCGCAGGACCGGTACGGGTCGCGCGCGAAGAAGGCGCGACTGCGACCGGGCCGTCGCTGGCTGCTCTTCGCGGTCGTGCTCGCCGCCCTGGTCGGTGTGTCGGTCGTCGCCTACCAGAACTTCGGCACCGCGCCCATCGAGGGCAAGCAGGTCGCCTTCGAGATCGTCGGCGAGGACTCCGTCCGCATCGTGGTCGAGGTCCAGCGCGACGATCCGCAGCGCCCCGCCGCGTGCGTGGTGCGCTCCCGCGCCAAGTCGGGTGAGGAGATCGGCCGCAAGGAAGTCCTCATCCATCCTGCGGACGGCGTGACCAGGCAGGAAACTGTGTTGCGCACGTCCCCCGGACCGGCCACCGGGGAGGTGTACGGCTGCACTTACAACGTTCCTGAATATTTGTCCACCCACACGCGGCCAACTGGGTGAAGACAGGCGTTCCACGCCGGGCGCTGGGAAAATGCAGCCCCTCGGCGTGGCGTTTCGTGCTATCGTCGAGCGCAGCACGGCCCCGCGAGGGCCGTGTTTTTCCGTTACTTGGCCATCGAGCCGGAAAACAATGCGGAAATGCAATGGTGCCCGTGATGGAGTCGCGGGACGCAGTCGACGAGGAGTGGTGACCGTGAGCGAGACCCAGGTGACCTGGCTGACCCAGGATGCTTACGACCGGCTCAAGGGTGAGCTGGACGAGCTCGTGGGCAACCGCCCGGTGATCGCCGCGAAGATCAACGAAGCCCGCGAGGAGGGCGACCTCCGGGAGAACGGCGGGTACCACGCCGCTCGCGAGGAGCAGGGCCAGATCGAGGCCCGCATCCGCCAGCTCCAGGAGCTGCTGCGCACCGCCAAGGTCGGCGACGTGCCCACCGAGTCCGGTGTGGCCCGCCCCGGGTCGGTGCTGACCGTCCGCTACGACGGCGAGGACGAGACCGAGAAGTTCCTGCTGGCCACCCGCGAGGAAGGCGCGCACGGCGACCTGGAGGTCTACTCCCCGAGCTCCCCGCTGGGCCAGGCGCTGCTGGACGCCAAGGAGGGCGAGACCCGCGAGTACGAGCTGCCCAACGGCGGCACCATGAAGGTCACCCTGGTCAAGGCGGAACCCTTCGCCGGCTGACCCTCCGGGGTGCCGCGCCGTGCCCGCCGCGGTCCGCTTCTCGATCGTCGTTAGGCATCGAAAGCAGTTGTGGCACTTAAAAAGAAAAGAAAGACGAGTTCCGCGAGAACATCGTTGAATCTCGCATCGCGGGCGCCCACGCATTGGGCGCCCGCGATGTTTTCATTCCGCTGATTTCGCGAGGCGTTCCAGGAGCGGGCGCACTCGGGGCGCCACCGGGGTGGACAGGGCTATCGATGTCGAGGTGCGGCGGACTCCGGTGACGCCGACGACTTCGTCGATCACCCGTTGCAGGTCCGCGTTCGAGCGGGCCACCATGCGGACGAACAGATCGCCCTGCCCGGTCGTCGCGTGCACCTCGCACACCTCATCTATCGCGGCCAGCTGCTCGGCCACCAGCGCGCGGTGCCCCTGGGCGATCTCCAGCACCGCGAAGGCCGTCAGGCCGTAACCCATCGCCGCCAGGTCGAGCTCCGGCGGGAAGCCCAGCAGGATGCCGCGCTGCACCAACCGGTCCATCCGCGCCTGCACGGTGCCGCGTGCCACGCCCAGCCGGCGGGAGCACTCCAGCACGCCCAGGCGGGGCTCGTCGGACAGCAGCAGCAGGAGGCGCGCGTCCAGCGCGTCCAGGCCCTCGTCCTTGGGAGCCATGTCACACCCTCCGCTCGTGAAGAGGCGATTCATCCAGCCGATCCGATCGAATACTGATCAGATTGCCCATCGAAATCAAGTGCGGTTGCCCAGGATGACCGCCCGGCGCACCCTGAGCGCAGCACCGCTCAGGGGGAGGACATCGTGACCGGCACCGTCAACCGAGGGAACCAGCCCGAGCAGCTCGACGACGTCACCTTCGACCAGATGCGCCGCCTCGTCGGCCTCGTCGAGCACGACGACGCGAAGGACCCGTTCCCGGTCAGAGCGCTCGACGCGGTGGTGTTCGTCGTCGGCAACGCCACCCAGAGCGCGCTGTTCTACCAGGTGGCCTTCGGCATGGAGCTGGTCGCCTACTCCGGCCCGGAGACCGGCAACCGCGACCACAAGGCGTTCGTGCTCAAGTCCGGCTCGGCGCGCTTCGTGCTCAAGGGCGCCGTCGACCCGGACAGCCCGCTGGCCGACCACCACCGGCGGCACGGCGACGGCGTCGTCGACCTGGCCCTGGACGTGCTCGACGTCGACAAGTGCGTCGAGCACGCGAGAGCGCAGGGCGCGACCGTGCTGGCGGAGCCGCACGACACCTCCGACGAGCACGGCACGGTCCGCAGCGCCGCGATCGCCACCTACGGCGAGACCCGGCACACGCTGCTCGACCGCAGCCGCTACACCGGCCCCTACCTGCCCGGATACCTCGCGCAGCGGGGCAGCTACGTCAAGCCCGCGGACTCGCCGAAGCGGTTGTTCCAGGCCGTCGACCACTGCGTGGGCAACGTCGAGCTCGGCCAGATGGACCGCTGGGTGGACTTCTACAACCGGGTCATGGGCTTCGTGAACATGGCCGAGTTCGTCGGCGACGACATCGCCACCGACTACTCCGCGCTGATGAGCAAGGTGGTCGCCAACGGCAACCACCGCGTCAAGTTCCCGCTCAACGAGCCGGCCGCGGGCAAGCGCAAGTCGCAGATCGACGAGTACCTGGAGTTCTACCGGAGCCCCGGCTGCCAGCACATCGCGCTGGCCACCGGCGACATCATCAAGACGGTCACCGCGATGCGGGCCGCCGGCGTGGAGTTCCTGAAGACGCCGGACACCTACTACGACGACCCGGAGCTGCGAGCGCGCATCGGCGAGGTGCGGGTGCCGATCGAGACGCTGAAGGAGCACGGCATCCTGGTCGACCGCGACGAGGACGGCTACCTGCTGCAGATCTTCACCAAGCCGATCGGCGACCGGCCGACGGTGTTCTACGAGATGATCGAGCGCCACGGCTCGCTCGGCTTCGGCAAGGGCAACTTCAAGGCCCTCTTCGAAGCGATCGAACGCGAACAGGAACGCCGCGGAAACCTCTGACCTCGGGTGCCACCGCGAATCGACGGTCACTCGAGCAACACGTTGGGTACCCTCGGAGGAGCGGCCAGTCGCGGCGGGGGCGATGCGCGACCGCCGAACAGCCCAGGCAGCGGATCACCGCACGAGATCACCGGACAGGGGGAAGCATGTCGCAGCTGACTCCGGCCAACCGCGCTCTTCCGCTGGTCACCGGCGTGCTCACCGCGGCCGCGCTGTCCGGTGCCGCGGTCTTCGCGGTGCTGCAGTCCGGGTGCGACGATCCCGGCTCCTACCAGGTGCGCGAGGACGCGGTCGAGCTGATCGGCGGCTGCCTGCAGCCGGACGACCTCCCGGTCCACCCGCGTCCCCCGGCAGGCCAGGACGGCGACGACCCGGCGATGGCCCGGTAACACGCAATTTCAATGGAAATCAGACCCACAACTTCAATGGAAGTTGCGTCCCGTCGGCGTGTCGGGTGCCCGACACGCCGACGGTGCGTCAGTGCCACGCGACTTCAATGGAAATCGGACGTCTGATTTCCATTGAAATCGCGGCAGCGGACGATCAGCCCAGCGCCTGGAGGACGTCCTCGACCAGGTCGTCGGCGTCCTCGATGCCCACCGAGAGGCGGACCAGCTCGGCCGGGACCTGCAGCATCGAGCCCGCGGTGCTCGCGTGCGTCATGCGGCCGGGGTGCTCGATCAGCGACTCCACCCCGCCCAGCGACTCGGCCAGCGTGAACAGCCGGGTGCGCGCGCAGACCTGCAGCGCGGCCTCCTCGCCGTCGGCGTGCAGGAACGAGATCATCCCGCCGAAGTGCCGCATCTGCTTGGCCGCGACCTCGTGGCCGGGGTGCTCCGGCAGCCCCGGGTAGAGGACCTTCGCGACCTTGGGATGACCGGCCAGCGCGGCGACGATCCGCTCCGCGTTGGCGCTGTGCCGCTCCATGCGGAGCGCGAGGGTCTTGGCACCGCGCAGCGTGAGGAACGCGTCGAACGGCCCCGGCACCGCGCCCGCGCCGTTCTGCAGAAACGCGATCTGCTCGGCCAGCTCGTCGTCGGAGGTGATCACGGCACCGCCGACCACGTCGGAGTGCCCGCCCAGGTACTTCGTCGTCGAGTGCACCACGACGTTCGCGCCGAGCTCCAGCGGCTGCTGCAGGAACGGCGAGGCGAAGGTGTTGTCCACCACCAGCTTCGTGCCCGCCTCGCGGGACACCTGCGCCAGCGCGGCGATGTCGGCGATATTGAGCAGCGGGTTGGTGGGCGTCTCGATCCAGATCAGCTTGGTGTTCGGCTGGATCGCCGCGCGCACCGCGTCCACATCGGACACCGGAGCCGGGGTGTACTCGATGCCCCAGCCGGTCAGCACCTTGTCGATCAGCCGGAACGTGCCGCCGTAGGCGTCGTCCGGGATGACCAGGTGGTCGCCCGGCCGCAGGGTCGCCCGCAGCACCGCGTCGGTGGCGGCCATGCCGGAGGCGAACGCGCGCCCGTGGCGGCCGCCTTCCAGCTCCGCCAGGCACTGCTCCAGCGCGGTGCGGGTGGGGTTGCCGGTGCGCGAGTACTCGTAACCCCCGCGCATCCCGCCCACCCCGTCCTGGGCGTAGGTCGAGGTGGCGTGGATCGGCACGATCACCGAGCCGGTCGTCGGGTCCGCCTCCTGCCCCGCGTGAATCGCGCGGGTAGCAAAGCCATCACTCATGTGCAGCAGCGTACGGCCCGGCGGCGGCCCCGCCGACTCGGGCCCGAACGCGAAGCGGCCCCCGACCGGGCTGGTCGGGGGCCGCTTCGGAACTAGCTCAGCGGGTCACCACTGCGGCGGCTGCGGGCCACCGGGCGGCGGCGGGTAGCCACCGGGCTGACCCGGCTGCTGGCCCGGCTGGCCGAACTGCTGCTGCTGACCGAACTGGCCCGGCTGACCGGGCTGACCCGGCTGGCCGAACTGCTGCGGCTGGCCGTAGCCACCGGCGACCGGAGCCGGAGCACCGGCGCCTGCCGAGGCCAGGTACGCCTTGGTGCCCGGCAGGAAGGCCAGCACACCGAGCGCGATGGCGATCAGGATGCCAAGGATGGCGGTGAACATGTAGAAACCGCCCGCCGCCGAGTACATGCCGCTGAAGAGCAGGATCAGCTGGCCGATGACGTACAGGCCCGAAGCGGCGGCAACCAGGATCGAGCCGATGCTCTTCTTGATGATGACCATGATGCCGCCGCCCAGCAGGGTCAGGCTGGAGAGCATCAGGATGATGTAGACCGTCATCACCAGGCCGTACGACGGCAGCTCCGGCAGCTCCGTGGGAGAAATGCCGTACTCGCTGAGGTCTCCCAGCGACTCCTGGGCCTTCTTGGCCTCCTCGTACACGGCGTAGGTCGCGCCGAGGCCGATCAGGCCGATCAGGTTGAAGATCGAGCCGATGCCACCGATGACCGTCGCAACCCAACCGACGGTCAGCGCGAGGCCCTTGCTGCCCTGGCCCTGGCTCGCCGGCTGGCCGTAGGCGGCCTGCGGCGGCTGGGCGCCGAAGCCCGGCTGGGCCTGCGGGGCCGGGAAGCCGCCACCGGGCGTGCCCGGCTGCGCCGGGAAGCCGCCCGGCTGGCTCTGGGTGCCCGGCTGCTGGTACATCGGCTGCGCGGGCTGCGCCGACGGCGGCACCATCGCAGTCGCCTCAGCACCACCGGCCAGGCCGGGCTGCTGGTACATCGGCTGCGGCGGCTGCATCGACGGCGGCACGACCTGCGTCGAGTCGGACGGCGGCTGCGGCTGTCCCTGCGACTGCACGGGCCGCACGACCTGAGTCGCGTCGCTGCCAGCCTGGTTGGGGTCCTGCGGGTCCATCCGGTTCGAGATGGGGTCCGAACCCTGCTGACCGCCGTCCGGCGGCTGCGGAGAGCTCATCGGGTTGTCCTACTCCCTCGGGGCGTAATGCGAAAGCCTGGGCATTCGGAAGCACACGCTATCTGATGACCGGGCAGCGTAGTGCCGTTCTGTAACAAGTCGTCATCGACCGGCGATGAATCCAAGCACATCTTGCCGGGTGACCACTCCGGCGGGCTTGCCGTCGATCAACACCATCGCCCCGTCGGCCCCGGCCAGCGCCGTCATCGCGCGGCTGACCTCCTCACCCGCACCGATGGTCGGCAGCGGCGCGGACATGTGCGCCTCGACCCGGTCGGCCAGGTTCGCGCGGCCGGCGAACAGCGCGTCCAGCAGGTCGCGCTCGTTGACCGCGCCCGCCACCTCGGCGGCCATGATCGGCGGCTCCGCGCGCACCACCGGCATCTGCGAGACGCCGAACTCGCGCATGATCGCCACCGCCTCGGCGACGGTCTCGTTCGGGTGAACGTGCACCAGGTCCGGGATGGTGCCGTCCTTGCGGCGCAGCACGTCGCCGACCGAGCCACCGGCGTGGTCCGGCGACAGGAAGCCGTAGGAGGCCATCCACGAGTCGTTGAAGACCTTGGTCAGGTAGCCGCGGCCGCCGTCGGGCAGCAGCACCACGATCACGTCGTCCGGGTCCGCGGTCTCCGCGATCTCCAGGGCCGCCGCGACCGCCATCCCGCAGGAACCGCCGACCAGCAGCGCCTCCTCGCGGGCCAGCCGCCGGGTCATCTCGAACGAGGCCGCGTCGGAGACCGCCACGATCTGGTCGCAGATCCCGCGGTCGTAGGTGCTCGGCCAGAAGTCCTCGCCGACGCCCTCCACCAGGTAGGGCCGCCCGTTGCCGCCGGAGTAGACCGAGCCCTCCGGGTCGGCGCCGATCACCTTCACCCGCCCGTCGGAGACCTTCTTCAGGTACTCCCCGGTGCCGGAGATGGTGCCGCCGGTGCCGATGCCGGCGACGAAGTGCGTCACCTTGCCATCGGTCTGCGCCCAGATCTCCGGGCCGGTGGAGTGCACGTGGGACTCCGGATTGGCCGGGTTGGCGTACTGGTTCGGCTTCCAGGCGCCGTCGATCTCCTGGACCAGGCGGTCGGAGACGCTGTAGTAGGAGTCCGGGTGCTCCGGCTCGACCGCGGTCGGGCACACCACGACCTCGGCTCCGTAGGCCTTCAGGACGTTGCGCTTGTCCTCGCTGACCTTGTCCGGGCAGACGAAGACGCAGCGGTAGCCCTTGCGCTGGGCGACCATGGCCAGTCCGACACCGGTGTTGCCGGAGGTCGGCTCCACGATCGTCCCGCCGGGCCGCAGCTCGCCGGACGCCTCGGCGGCCTCGATCATGCGCTGCGCGATGCGGTCCTTCACGCTGCCACCGGGGTTGAGGTATTCGACCTTGGCCAGCACCCGCGCCTTGCCGGTTGCCACCGCGTTCAACCGCACCAGGGGGGTGTTGCCCACCAGGTCGGTGACGTGCTCGACGTAGTCCACGTCCGGTCCTCGATCCTTCCCAGACTGCTGTTGTGGCAACGAGCCTAATCTGCTGGTCACCGGCCAACCCACCGAGGCTTTTCCCATTCGTTTCCCAGTCCCGTGAAACCTGCCGGGCGGCCGGGGCGACATACCGGTGGGGAGCAGATTCGCGCTCTCCGGCGTTCTAGTCATGACGGGATCTCCTCGCCGCGCGAGCGGGGCGAGGATGACCATCCCGTTCGTCGCGGCCGGCCGTTGCCCGGACGGCCCGGACCGGTTCAGGGAGGGCCGCATGATCGCAGCGAAGGCACTCCGGCTCGCCTTGCTGGCGGCGGGCACCGCCGGAGGGCTCTCCGGCGCCGCGTACGGACTGCTCAACGGGCAGTCGAGGTACGCGCGGCGGGTGATCGGCCCACCGGCGAACGACCCGCTGCGCGCCGACGGCGTCCACCTGCCGAACGGCACCGGCCCGGTGCCGCGGCGGGAGCTGCCCGCCGGCGTCGAGCCGCTGGAGTTCGCGGTGCTCGGCGACTCCGCCGCGGCCGGGCTGGGCGTGGACTTCCCGGCCGAGCTGCCCGGGGTGCTGATGGCGCGCGGGCTCGCCGAGGAGCTGGACCGGCCGGTCGCGCTGACCACCCGCGCCATCGTCGGCACCACCTCGCAGGAGCTGTCGGCGCAGGTGGACGCCGTGCTGGTGCGGCCGCCGCGGCTGGCGCTGATCATCATCGGGGCCAACGACGTCACCTCGAAGCTGGCGGTCGCGACGTGCGCCGAGCTGCTGGGCGCCGCGGTGCGGCAGCTGGTCGGGGCCGATGTGGCGGTGGTCGTCGGCACCTGCCCGGACCTGGGCGCGATCCGGCCCATCCCGCAGCCGCTGCGGTCGGTCGCGCGGCGCTGGAGCCTGGCGCTCGGCCGCGCGCAGCGGCGGGCGGTGGAGGCGGCGGGCGGGCACGCCGTTCCGCTGGCCGACCTGCTGTCGCCGGAGTTCCTCGCCAGGCCCGGCGAGTTCTTCAGCCCGGACCGGTTCCACCCGTCGGCCGCCGGGTACGAGGCCGCGGCGGCGATCCTGCTGCCCGCGATGTGCGCGGCCATCGGCGAGTGGGAGGGCGGTCCGCTGCCGACCGCGCCGACCCGGTCCGAGACGGCCGAGGCGCGCCGTCCGACCAGCCGCATCGTGGCCGGCCTCAACCGCCACCTGCACCGCCGCACGCCCTGACGTACCAATCGGTCGGTTGTTTCCTTGTCCGGTGACCGCGGTCACCGCCAAGATGGAGTCAGCGGATCTAAAGTGACCGACCAGTAGGTCAACGCCCGCGACTGCGAACGAAGGAGTTCCCATGCCCGAAGCAGTCATCGTCGCCACCGCCCGATCCCCCATCGGCCGCGCAGGCAAGGGATCGCTGAAGGACCTCCGCCCGGACGACCTCACCGCGCAGGTCGTCCGCGCCGCGCTGGACAAGGTGCCCGAGCTCGACCCGGCCGAGATCGACGACCTGATGCTCGGCTGCGGTCTGCCCGGCGGCGAGCAGGGCTACAACATGGCGCGCGTGGTCTCGGTGCTGCTCGGCTACGACCAGCTGCCCGGCACCACCGTCACCCGCTACTGCTCGTCGAGCCTGCAGACCAGCCGGATGGCGCTGCACGCGATCAAGGCCGGCGAGGGCGACGTGTTCATCAGCGCCGGCGTCGAGATGGTCTCCCGGTTCGCCAAGGGCAACTCCGACTCGCTCGAGGACACCAAGAACCCGCTGTTCGCCGACGCCCAGGCGCGCACCCAGCAGACCGCCGAGCAGGGCGCGGACTCCTGGACCGACCCGCGCACCCTGGACCTGTTGCCGGACGTCTACATCCCGATGGGCCAGACCGCGGAGAACCTGGCGCGGGTCAAGGGCATCAGCCGCGACGAGATGGACGACTTCGGCGTCCGTTCGCAGAACCTGGCCGAGAAGGCGATCGCCAACGGCTTCTGGGCCCGCGAGATCACGCCGGTCACCACCCCGGACGGCAAGGTCGTCGACGCCGACGACGGCCCGCGCGCGGGCGTGACCAAGGAGGGCGTGTCCGGCCTCAAGCCGGTGTTCCGCCCGGACGGCCGGATCACCGCGGGCAACTGCTGCCCGCTCAACGACGGCGCCGCCGCCCTGGTGATCATGAGCGACACCAAGGCGAAGCAGCTGGGCCTGACCCCGCTGGCGCGCATCGTGTCCACCGGCGTCTCCGGCCTGTCGCCGGAGATCATGGGCCTGGGCCCGGTCGAGGCGTCGAAGCAGGCGCTCAAGCGGGCCGGTCTGGGCATCGGCGACATCGACCTGGTGGAGATCAACGAGGCGTTCGCCGCCCAGGTGATCCCCTCCTACCAGGACCTGGGCATCCCGCTGGAGAAGCTGAACGTCAACGGCGGCGCGATCGCGGTGGGCCACCCGTTCGGCATGACCGGCGCCCGCATCACGACGACGCTGATCAACTCCCTGCAGTGGCACGACAAGCAGTTCGGCCTGGAGACGATGTGCGTCGGCGGCGGCCAGGGCATGGCCATGGTCCTCGAACGCCTCTCTTGATGGAATTCCAGGCTCATCCTGCGTAGCGGTGCGGGTAGCGGAACCTCAGAGGCCGCCTGGCTGCGGGATCCCGTTCTGATGTATGACCAGTACACGGCGAACGGGCTGTCCTCGCCAGGCAACCTCTGAGAACCCGCGGCGGTGCGAGTTGCGAGGGTGGGCTATGCGCCTGCGGCGCATGCGACACCTGGCCCTCGGTGCCGGTCGCCCTTCGCGGTCACTGTTCACCACCGAGAACGACTGACGCCGGCAACACAGCGGGGCCCTGCCGTCCGGATCGGACGGCAGGGCCCCGTTGTCGTTCTGCTGGGAGGTCAGTCCCGCTGGAAGTAGGACAGCAGGCGCAGGATCTCCAGGTAGAGCCAGACCAGCGTGGTCATCAGCCCGAAGGCGATGTACCAGGAGAACTTGGCGTCCACGCCGCTCTTGATCGCCTGGTCGGCGGCGTCGAAGTCCAGCAGGAAGCTGAACGCCGCGATGCCGATGCACAGCAGGCTGAAGCCGATGGCCAGCGCACTGCCGTCGCGCAGGCCGAGGCCGCCCGAGGTGAAGAAGCCGGCGATCAGGTTCACCAGCATCAGCACGGCCGCACCGGCGGCCGCACCGATGATCCACTTGGTCAGCTTCGGGGTGACCCGGATCGCGCCGGTCTTGTAGACCACCAGCATGGCCGCGAAGACACCGATGGTGCCCGCGATCGCCTGCATGACGATGCCGGGGTTGCCGACCCACATGGCGAACACGTAGCTGATGCCGCCGAGGAACACGCCCTCGACCGCGGAGTAGGCGATGACCAGCCCGGGGCTGACCTTCTTCTTGAAGATGATCACCAGCGAGAGGACCAGGCCGATGATCGCGGCCGGCAGCGCCAGCGCGACCGCGGTCGGGCCGACCAGGTAGGTCAGCGTGCCCGTGATCACCGCCAGACCGAGGGTGATCGCGGTCTTGGTGACCACGTCGTCGATCGTCATCGGGCGCGAGGTCTGCGGCGGCGCCGCCGGTGCCTCGCCGTAGGGCGAAGCGGGCTGCCCCTGGCCGTAGTTGAAGTTCGCGTAACCGCCGGTCGTCGGCAGGTTGCGGAACGCGGGGTTGCTCGTTGTGCGCAACTCATCCTCCTGGGCGTGCTTGCGCCGTCACTCGGAACAACGCTCGGCAGCGCTGACCGGTTCCCGGATCGGTAAAAGCGACTTTACCCGTCGGTACGGGATGTCCCCATCTCCCCCGGAAACTACTCGGTATCGATTTCCGGCGATATCGATCACATCCGGTCGCCAACCTTTCTACGCCGGTGCACCGAGTGACGGGAAACGGGTGATCGCGACCACTCGACTCGTCTCATCGGGTGGTATCAGCGCGCCGCGCCCGCCCGACCTTCGACGCGGAGTGATCGACAACATCAACCGGATGACCTCTTGTTGACACGCTCCGTGATCGGAAGTATCGCGTCGGGCGCCCGCGCGATTCCTGGTCGGGGTTCAGCGGAACGAACGAGCGGCGCCGCATCACCTCCACCACCGGAACTGGAGCTCGCATGCGCATGTTCAAGAAATGGGTCACGGCGGTGCTGGGCACCGCCGTGCTCACCGGGGGGAGCCTGCTGGCCCTCCCCGGTGCCGCCGGCGCCGACCCGCAGGAAGCGGTCGGCCACGAGACCAGGCCCGGGCAGCCGTACCGGGGCAACCCGGATCCGGCCCGCGACTGGCTCGGCTCCTACCTCGTCAACGGCCAGCAGGTGTGGTGCGTGCAGTTCGCGCTGACCGCGCCGGACAGCAACGAGGAGTACCGGCCGGGCGACGAGCTCAAGACCAAGTGGGGCACCGCGATCCCCGCCGACACCGCCGCCGACATCTCCTACCTGCTGCTGCGCTACGGCAACACGCAGTCGCCCGACGAGGCCGCCGCGCTCGCGCACCTGCTGCACTCGTGGACCGCCGCGCCGCGCAGCCAGGCCGACCTCGACCCGAACAACGACTTCAGGCGGATCGGCTACGACGTCGACGGCCACCTCGCCAAGCTGCCGCAGGGCGCCAAGGCCGCGGTGGAGTCGTTCAAGGCGGAGGCCAGCGCGAACCGCGGCCCCTGGGAGGCCGCGCTGACCTCGCCGGAGGGCGAGCAGACCATCGGTCAGGCCGCGGAGTGGACCCTGACCGTGCAGCGCCCCGACGGCAAGGGCATCGGCGGCGTGCCGGTGCAGCTGTCCACCACCGACGTCGAGATCGAGGGCGTCGAGGCGAACGGCACCGTCACCACGCCGGAGGACGGCAGCCCGCTGGTGCTCAAGGTGACGCCGACCGGGCCGAACCCGAAGATCGCCGGGAAGCTGTCCGCCCCGGCCGAGCGGCCGTACGTGCGGCAGGCCGTCAACCAGCCCGACTCCACCCAGCGCGTGGTGTCCACCGGCGGTGAGCAGGAGCTCACCGTCGAGGCCGCGACCACCGCGGTGACCGCGCCGGGCGTGGTGAAGGTCGGCAAGACCGACGCGGAGAGCCAGGCCGGCATCGCCGGCGTCTCGCTGCGCGTGACCGCCGCCGACGGCTCGCCCGCCGTGCGCCAGGACGGCACCCCGCTGGTCGGCGAGGACGGCGAGCCCCTCGTGGTCGTCACCGGCGAGGACGGCACCGTGGAGGTCCCCGACCTGCGCACCCCGCAGGAGATCACCATCACCGAGGTCAAGCCCGCCCCCGGCTACGAGGAGGCCTTCGACGAGGCCTACCCGCCGTCGGTGACCGGCACCGTCGAGGCAGGCCAGACGCTGGAGCTGAGCCTGGTCAACAAGCCCAACACGCCCACCGTGCCGATCCGCATCCCGGCCGGTGACCCGACCGAGGAGGGCGTGCCCGCCGGGCTGCTCGGCCTGGCCGGGCTGACCGCCGTGACCGTGATCGGCGGGGCCGGTTTCGCGCTGCGCCGGCGGATCGGGGCGCAGAAGCAGTGACAGCTCGGCGCCGTTCCCTGTTCGTCGTGCTGGCGGTCGCGGTGATCGCCCTGGTCGCGGTGGCCGTCGTGGTCGCCGGGAACCTGTTCACCGCGCCCACCACCAGCACTGCCGCGGACCAGCCCGCGCCGCCGCCGGAGGCGGCAGCGGTGGCTCCGCAAGCGCTGCCCGCGCAGCCGGTGCACGTGCCGGCCGGGCAGCCACCGGGCACCGTCCGGCTGCCGCAGGGCGGCACGGCCGAGCTCGTGCGCAAGGAGATCGACCGGTCCGGCACGCTGCCGGTGCCCGACGGCGTCGACGAGGCGACCTGGTGGGGCGCCGGGCTCGACGCCCCGAAGGGCGCGACGGTGCTGGCCGGGCACGTCAACTGGAAGGGCG
This portion of the Saccharopolyspora antimicrobica genome encodes:
- a CDS encoding DUF4307 domain-containing protein, with amino-acid sequence MTHPQIPQDRYGSRAKKARLRPGRRWLLFAVVLAALVGVSVVAYQNFGTAPIEGKQVAFEIVGEDSVRIVVEVQRDDPQRPAACVVRSRAKSGEEIGRKEVLIHPADGVTRQETVLRTSPGPATGEVYGCTYNVPEYLSTHTRPTG
- the greA gene encoding transcription elongation factor GreA, with the protein product MSETQVTWLTQDAYDRLKGELDELVGNRPVIAAKINEAREEGDLRENGGYHAAREEQGQIEARIRQLQELLRTAKVGDVPTESGVARPGSVLTVRYDGEDETEKFLLATREEGAHGDLEVYSPSSPLGQALLDAKEGETREYELPNGGTMKVTLVKAEPFAG
- a CDS encoding Lrp/AsnC family transcriptional regulator, with amino-acid sequence MAPKDEGLDALDARLLLLLSDEPRLGVLECSRRLGVARGTVQARMDRLVQRGILLGFPPELDLAAMGYGLTAFAVLEIAQGHRALVAEQLAAIDEVCEVHATTGQGDLFVRMVARSNADLQRVIDEVVGVTGVRRTSTSIALSTPVAPRVRPLLERLAKSAE
- the hppD gene encoding 4-hydroxyphenylpyruvate dioxygenase, with the translated sequence MRRLVGLVEHDDAKDPFPVRALDAVVFVVGNATQSALFYQVAFGMELVAYSGPETGNRDHKAFVLKSGSARFVLKGAVDPDSPLADHHRRHGDGVVDLALDVLDVDKCVEHARAQGATVLAEPHDTSDEHGTVRSAAIATYGETRHTLLDRSRYTGPYLPGYLAQRGSYVKPADSPKRLFQAVDHCVGNVELGQMDRWVDFYNRVMGFVNMAEFVGDDIATDYSALMSKVVANGNHRVKFPLNEPAAGKRKSQIDEYLEFYRSPGCQHIALATGDIIKTVTAMRAAGVEFLKTPDTYYDDPELRARIGEVRVPIETLKEHGILVDRDEDGYLLQIFTKPIGDRPTVFYEMIERHGSLGFGKGNFKALFEAIEREQERRGNL
- a CDS encoding cystathionine gamma-synthase yields the protein MSDGFATRAIHAGQEADPTTGSVIVPIHATSTYAQDGVGGMRGGYEYSRTGNPTRTALEQCLAELEGGRHGRAFASGMAATDAVLRATLRPGDHLVIPDDAYGGTFRLIDKVLTGWGIEYTPAPVSDVDAVRAAIQPNTKLIWIETPTNPLLNIADIAALAQVSREAGTKLVVDNTFASPFLQQPLELGANVVVHSTTKYLGGHSDVVGGAVITSDDELAEQIAFLQNGAGAVPGPFDAFLTLRGAKTLALRMERHSANAERIVAALAGHPKVAKVLYPGLPEHPGHEVAAKQMRHFGGMISFLHADGEEAALQVCARTRLFTLAESLGGVESLIEHPGRMTHASTAGSMLQVPAELVRLSVGIEDADDLVEDVLQALG
- a CDS encoding cystathionine beta-synthase → MDYVEHVTDLVGNTPLVRLNAVATGKARVLAKVEYLNPGGSVKDRIAQRMIEAAEASGELRPGGTIVEPTSGNTGVGLAMVAQRKGYRCVFVCPDKVSEDKRNVLKAYGAEVVVCPTAVEPEHPDSYYSVSDRLVQEIDGAWKPNQYANPANPESHVHSTGPEIWAQTDGKVTHFVAGIGTGGTISGTGEYLKKVSDGRVKVIGADPEGSVYSGGNGRPYLVEGVGEDFWPSTYDRGICDQIVAVSDAASFEMTRRLAREEALLVGGSCGMAVAAALEIAETADPDDVIVVLLPDGGRGYLTKVFNDSWMASYGFLSPDHAGGSVGDVLRRKDGTIPDLVHVHPNETVAEAVAIMREFGVSQMPVVRAEPPIMAAEVAGAVNERDLLDALFAGRANLADRVEAHMSAPLPTIGAGEEVSRAMTALAGADGAMVLIDGKPAGVVTRQDVLGFIAGR
- a CDS encoding SGNH/GDSL hydrolase family protein, with translation MIAAKALRLALLAAGTAGGLSGAAYGLLNGQSRYARRVIGPPANDPLRADGVHLPNGTGPVPRRELPAGVEPLEFAVLGDSAAAGLGVDFPAELPGVLMARGLAEELDRPVALTTRAIVGTTSQELSAQVDAVLVRPPRLALIIIGANDVTSKLAVATCAELLGAAVRQLVGADVAVVVGTCPDLGAIRPIPQPLRSVARRWSLALGRAQRRAVEAAGGHAVPLADLLSPEFLARPGEFFSPDRFHPSAAGYEAAAAILLPAMCAAIGEWEGGPLPTAPTRSETAEARRPTSRIVAGLNRHLHRRTP